A single region of the Chloroflexota bacterium genome encodes:
- a CDS encoding DEAD/DEAH box helicase: MSTSSTSGKPIIVQSDKTVLLEVDNPLYEEARDHLARFAELEKSPEYVHTYRITPLSLWNAAAAGMTADTILDALNAYSKYPVPDNVRVDIVDYISRYGRVRLIREDTKLFLESHDAALMTELARHKRLQPYILKQVNPFRLMVDPLRRGHIKQALVWIGYPAEDLAGYVEGAPLHFSLRQVTRSGEPFVLRPYQLDAAGAFYAGGGPQGGSGVIVLPCGAGKTMVGMAVMEKLQCATLILTTNTVAARQWISELLDKTDLPEDAIGEYTGLRKQVRPVTISTYQIMTYHPRQRVKGKKTEDEFPHFALFNEEDWGLIIYDEVHLLPAPVFRITAEIQARRRLGLTATLVREDGRETDVFSLIGPKKYDAPWKDLERQGWIATAECHEVRIPLPDDQRLLYALADDRDKYRVAAENPRKLLVLDQLLSKHKDDSVLIIGMYLEQLQEVADRYGYPLITGKTTVREREKLYDAFRRGEIKCLIVSKVGNFAIDLPDANVAIQISGTFGSRQEEAQRLGRILRPKRHGLLAHFYALVTRDTRDQDYAAKRQLFLTEQGYRYEILYEDEIPQWQPTVLALQPRPARPKALMAGPGGN, from the coding sequence TTGAGCACGAGCAGCACTTCGGGCAAACCCATCATCGTGCAGAGCGACAAAACCGTGCTGTTGGAGGTGGACAACCCCCTCTACGAGGAAGCACGCGATCACTTGGCGCGCTTTGCCGAGCTGGAGAAAAGTCCTGAATACGTCCATACCTATCGCATCACCCCATTGTCACTGTGGAACGCAGCCGCGGCGGGCATGACCGCCGACACCATCCTCGACGCATTGAATGCGTACAGCAAGTACCCCGTGCCCGACAATGTGCGCGTGGACATCGTGGACTATATCTCGCGCTATGGCCGTGTGCGGCTCATCCGCGAGGATACGAAGTTGTTCCTGGAATCGCACGATGCTGCTTTGATGACGGAGTTGGCTCGCCACAAGCGCCTCCAGCCTTATATCCTGAAGCAGGTCAACCCCTTCCGCCTCATGGTGGATCCTCTCCGTCGGGGTCACATTAAGCAGGCACTGGTCTGGATTGGCTACCCTGCCGAGGACCTGGCTGGCTATGTGGAGGGTGCGCCATTGCATTTCTCCCTGCGCCAGGTTACGCGCAGCGGAGAGCCTTTTGTCCTTCGCCCTTATCAACTGGACGCCGCAGGCGCCTTCTACGCTGGAGGGGGGCCACAAGGCGGCAGCGGGGTCATTGTGCTACCCTGTGGAGCAGGCAAGACCATGGTTGGCATGGCGGTAATGGAGAAACTGCAGTGCGCAACCCTCATCCTTACCACCAACACCGTTGCCGCGCGGCAGTGGATCAGCGAACTGCTGGACAAAACAGACCTGCCCGAAGATGCCATAGGGGAGTACACAGGACTGCGCAAGCAGGTGCGCCCGGTGACCATCAGCACCTACCAAATCATGACCTACCACCCCCGGCAGCGAGTCAAGGGCAAGAAAACAGAGGACGAGTTCCCGCACTTTGCCCTGTTCAACGAGGAAGATTGGGGTCTGATCATCTACGACGAGGTGCACCTGCTGCCCGCACCGGTGTTTCGCATCACAGCCGAAATCCAGGCACGGCGGCGCCTAGGACTGACCGCGACGCTTGTGCGCGAGGATGGACGCGAGACGGACGTCTTTTCGCTCATTGGCCCAAAGAAGTACGACGCCCCGTGGAAAGACCTGGAGCGCCAGGGCTGGATCGCCACCGCCGAGTGCCACGAAGTGCGCATCCCGCTCCCAGATGACCAGCGCCTGCTCTACGCGCTGGCCGATGACCGTGACAAGTACCGCGTGGCGGCAGAGAATCCGCGCAAATTGCTCGTTCTCGACCAGTTGCTATCCAAACATAAGGATGACAGCGTACTCATCATCGGCATGTACCTGGAGCAACTGCAGGAGGTAGCCGATCGCTACGGCTATCCGTTGATCACAGGCAAGACCACTGTGCGCGAGCGAGAGAAACTGTACGACGCCTTCCGGCGGGGCGAGATCAAATGCCTGATTGTCTCCAAGGTGGGCAACTTTGCCATAGACCTGCCCGATGCCAACGTCGCCATTCAGATTTCCGGCACCTTTGGCTCGCGGCAGGAGGAAGCACAGCGTCTGGGGCGCATCCTGCGTCCCAAGCGCCATGGCCTGCTGGCTCACTTCTACGCCTTGGTCACGCGCGATACGCGCGATCAGGACTATGCCGCCAAACGGCAACTGTTCTTGACCGAGCAGGGCTATCGCTATGAGATCCTCTACGAGGACGAAATACCGCAATGGCAACCAACCGTGCTCGCACTCCAGCCCCGTCCGGCACGTCCCAAAGCTCTGATGGCAGGCCCGGGAGGGAACTAG
- a CDS encoding helicase-associated domain-containing protein, with translation MAHMLHEILDGYHYEALARIAEFNHIDTVDAQGHKLRKRELIEALCKWLFTPERIAQVLAALRPLERAVLDRLLLHGGEADTVSLREELQREGIVQAQPLSKGWQKSNINDPYACNGDYFEDVIARLTLRGLVFSSNAELLWPLNAKLGFAPGQRLIVPKPLRQYLPRPELPSLEWGRGSLPAPVEETDTALAQRELFLYWSIVRAKPLPLTQAGLLQKRALRSINEQLLFPNHALESANNESEAPHLYFLRMLLQELGLLLCEREQVRASGEPSQVPEFWEKPIEERVRACLEAWQRLTQWSELTHLGVSAFDIDLPRARGLLLEQLRHVPVETWLSADRFLSRLAITTPRLLFKSRELPARGRYYQDVNHEMEQDRWFAKVEAAFVGGALSGPLHWLGLVDISADGNRLLAFRVNASGARVLGIAPKKAAEAPPAETKVIVQPNFEVFALGPVPEVILARLEMFADRVKVDRSAFAYVLSRETVYRGQRYGLSVPQIIAFLEEQTHAPLPQNVLRTLQEWSEQHERIIFHHTVALCQTANPEALDALWNDSAVQTHLERRLTPTVALVKRGRAVALRELLLQRGMLPALSTEQDSCLGRVQATPEGELRPVHAGPDLLLEKLLQDLAEQRDGRFYVTESSVTRALASGMSVHEYLKRLAALQHGPLPAQLQRRIKAWGRYYGKAALQKTVLLEVKDAATAEELLADEELAPLLSRFAADTRGCLLEVRTENLEHLHRLLRERGIEVA, from the coding sequence ATGGCTCACATGCTCCACGAAATCTTGGATGGCTATCACTACGAGGCATTGGCACGCATCGCCGAGTTCAACCACATTGACACGGTGGATGCGCAAGGGCATAAATTGCGCAAGCGCGAGTTGATTGAGGCACTTTGCAAGTGGCTTTTCACGCCGGAGCGCATCGCGCAGGTGCTGGCTGCCCTTCGCCCTCTGGAACGGGCTGTCCTGGATCGTTTGCTGCTGCACGGTGGCGAAGCGGACACAGTGTCCTTGCGCGAAGAACTGCAGCGCGAGGGCATTGTGCAAGCGCAGCCCCTTTCCAAAGGGTGGCAAAAGAGCAACATCAACGATCCCTATGCATGCAACGGGGATTATTTTGAGGATGTCATCGCTCGTTTGACCTTACGCGGGCTAGTGTTCAGCAGCAACGCTGAGTTGCTGTGGCCGCTGAACGCCAAACTGGGCTTTGCTCCAGGGCAACGCCTGATCGTGCCGAAACCCCTGCGCCAGTATTTGCCCCGTCCCGAATTGCCTTCGCTGGAGTGGGGCCGGGGTAGCCTGCCTGCTCCAGTAGAAGAGACCGACACAGCGCTCGCACAAAGGGAGTTGTTCCTCTATTGGAGCATCGTGCGCGCCAAACCGTTGCCTCTGACCCAGGCTGGATTGCTCCAAAAACGGGCGTTGCGCAGCATCAACGAGCAGTTGCTCTTTCCGAACCATGCGCTGGAAAGCGCGAATAACGAGAGCGAAGCGCCCCACCTCTACTTTCTGCGTATGCTGTTGCAGGAACTGGGGCTGTTGCTCTGCGAACGGGAGCAAGTGCGTGCCTCCGGTGAGCCAAGCCAGGTGCCCGAATTCTGGGAAAAGCCCATCGAGGAACGCGTGCGCGCCTGTCTTGAGGCATGGCAGCGCTTGACCCAATGGAGCGAACTGACGCATCTGGGAGTGTCTGCTTTTGACATTGACTTGCCACGCGCACGCGGTCTCTTGCTGGAGCAACTGCGGCATGTGCCGGTTGAAACCTGGCTCTCTGCGGATCGCTTCCTAAGCCGCTTGGCCATCACTACGCCGCGGCTGCTCTTCAAGTCGCGGGAGTTGCCTGCCAGAGGACGTTACTACCAGGATGTCAATCACGAGATGGAGCAGGATCGCTGGTTTGCCAAGGTCGAAGCGGCGTTTGTCGGTGGGGCATTGAGCGGGCCATTGCACTGGCTGGGATTGGTGGACATCTCAGCGGACGGAAACCGCCTGCTGGCTTTTCGCGTGAATGCCAGTGGCGCACGCGTATTGGGCATTGCCCCCAAAAAGGCAGCAGAGGCTCCACCAGCTGAGACCAAGGTGATCGTGCAGCCCAATTTCGAGGTCTTTGCCTTGGGGCCAGTCCCGGAGGTGATTCTGGCCAGATTGGAGATGTTTGCCGACCGCGTGAAGGTGGATCGCAGCGCCTTTGCCTATGTGCTCTCGCGCGAGACGGTCTATCGCGGGCAAAGGTATGGCCTGTCCGTGCCGCAGATTATCGCCTTCCTCGAGGAGCAAACGCATGCCCCATTGCCGCAGAACGTCCTGCGCACGCTGCAGGAATGGAGCGAGCAACACGAACGCATTATCTTTCACCACACGGTCGCGCTCTGCCAAACGGCCAACCCGGAAGCGCTCGATGCACTGTGGAACGACTCTGCCGTGCAGACGCATCTGGAGCGGCGCCTGACGCCTACCGTAGCATTGGTGAAAAGGGGACGTGCGGTAGCCTTGCGCGAACTGCTCCTTCAGCGCGGAATGCTGCCCGCTTTGAGCACAGAGCAGGATTCCTGTCTTGGGCGCGTGCAGGCCACTCCCGAAGGGGAGTTGCGCCCTGTCCATGCCGGCCCTGACTTGCTGCTGGAGAAGTTGTTGCAGGATTTGGCGGAGCAGCGGGATGGACGTTTCTACGTGACCGAGTCATCAGTGACGCGGGCGCTGGCTTCTGGCATGAGCGTGCACGAGTATCTGAAGCGCTTGGCCGCTCTGCAGCATGGGCCACTGCCGGCACAATTGCAACGGCGCATCAAGGCTTGGGGTCGCTACTATGGCAAAGCGGCGTTGCAAAAGACAGTGCTATTAGAGGTGAAGGATGCCGCTACAGCGGAAGAACTGCTCGCCGATGAGGAACTGGCGCCGCTTTTGTCGCGCTTTGCCGCCGACACACGTGGATGCCTGTTGGAAGTGCGCACCGAAAATCTGGAGCACTTGCACCGTCTGCTGCGCGAGCGCGGGATAGAGGTAGCATAA
- a CDS encoding NADH-quinone oxidoreductase subunit NuoF, which translates to MPRLTSRAEFEAWRQSILASWDPSKPCITVCGGTGCSALGAKEVTAALGRELKKQGLQDKVDLKMTGCHGFCERGPLVVVYPQHIFYQSVTADDVPDIVSETLIKGNPLERKLYKDLVTGEPIVYEPDVPFYREQHRILMKYNGLIIPTRIQDYIAIGGYQALCKALFEMSPEQVIEEIKRSGLRGRGGAGFPTGRKWEECRRADGDIKYVICNADEGDPGAYQDRSLVEGNPHSILEGIIIGAYAVGAHEGFIYIRHEYPLAVEHITRAAEQAEEYGLLGKNILGSGFDFTFKVHRGAGAFVCGESSALMRSIEGYAGEPRAKRIHATEKGLWERPTVLNNVKTWASVPHIINNGADWFAQMGTETSKGTMVFSLVGKVNNTGLVEVPMGATLRHLVYDIGGGISSGKRCKAVQTGGPSGGCIPERLLDLPVDYEALTEAGSIMGSGGLIVMDEDTCMVDVARYFLHFTMEESCGKCTACREGSRRMYEILERIVHGKGQEGDIERLQEIGTTMINGSLCALGRMAPNPVLSTIRYFREEYEAHIRDKRCPAAVCKDLITYSIIAENCTGCGVCLRNCPQGAITGEKKQVHHIDPSKCIRCGICREVCRFDAIKVE; encoded by the coding sequence ATGCCTAGGCTAACATCACGAGCCGAGTTCGAAGCGTGGCGCCAGTCCATACTTGCGAGCTGGGATCCAAGCAAACCCTGTATTACCGTATGCGGAGGAACAGGCTGTAGCGCCTTGGGTGCGAAAGAAGTCACTGCCGCTCTGGGGCGTGAACTGAAAAAGCAAGGCTTACAGGACAAGGTAGATCTCAAGATGACTGGCTGCCATGGCTTCTGTGAACGAGGGCCTTTGGTCGTCGTCTACCCCCAGCATATCTTTTACCAGAGCGTGACGGCGGATGATGTCCCCGACATCGTCTCTGAGACGCTCATCAAAGGAAACCCCCTCGAGCGCAAGCTGTACAAAGATCTGGTGACCGGAGAGCCAATCGTCTATGAACCGGATGTCCCTTTCTACCGCGAACAACACCGCATTTTGATGAAGTACAATGGCCTGATTATCCCTACCAGGATTCAGGACTATATTGCCATCGGTGGGTATCAGGCGTTGTGCAAAGCTCTTTTCGAGATGAGCCCAGAGCAGGTGATTGAGGAAATCAAGCGCTCTGGTCTGCGTGGCCGCGGTGGCGCTGGCTTTCCCACGGGTCGCAAGTGGGAAGAATGCCGCCGCGCTGATGGAGATATCAAGTATGTCATCTGCAATGCCGACGAGGGCGACCCAGGTGCCTATCAAGACCGTAGCTTGGTCGAAGGCAACCCGCACAGCATCCTGGAGGGCATCATCATCGGCGCGTACGCTGTTGGCGCTCACGAAGGCTTTATCTATATCCGTCATGAATACCCTCTGGCGGTCGAACACATCACCCGTGCCGCAGAGCAGGCTGAAGAGTACGGGCTGCTGGGGAAGAATATCCTTGGCTCAGGTTTCGATTTCACCTTCAAGGTGCATCGCGGGGCAGGCGCCTTCGTTTGTGGCGAGTCCAGTGCTCTGATGCGCTCCATCGAAGGCTATGCTGGCGAGCCGCGCGCGAAGCGCATTCATGCCACCGAAAAAGGGCTATGGGAGCGCCCCACCGTGCTGAACAACGTCAAGACGTGGGCTTCGGTACCCCACATCATCAACAATGGCGCGGATTGGTTCGCTCAAATGGGCACGGAGACGAGCAAAGGGACGATGGTCTTTTCGCTAGTGGGCAAGGTCAACAACACCGGCCTGGTGGAGGTGCCCATGGGCGCGACTCTGCGCCATCTCGTGTACGACATTGGCGGTGGCATTTCCAGCGGCAAGAGATGTAAAGCTGTACAGACTGGCGGGCCATCAGGCGGTTGCATCCCGGAGCGCTTGCTCGACCTGCCCGTGGACTATGAAGCGCTGACCGAAGCCGGTTCCATCATGGGTTCCGGTGGCCTCATCGTCATGGATGAGGACACTTGCATGGTGGACGTAGCGCGCTACTTCCTGCACTTTACCATGGAGGAATCCTGTGGCAAGTGTACTGCCTGCCGCGAAGGAAGCCGACGCATGTACGAAATCCTGGAACGCATCGTGCATGGAAAGGGTCAGGAAGGAGACATTGAACGGTTGCAAGAAATTGGCACCACGATGATCAATGGCTCACTCTGTGCGTTAGGCCGCATGGCTCCGAACCCGGTTCTGAGCACCATCCGCTATTTCCGGGAGGAATACGAGGCCCATATCCGCGACAAGCGCTGCCCAGCGGCGGTCTGCAAGGACCTGATCACCTATTCCATCATCGCCGAGAACTGCACCGGCTGTGGCGTTTGCCTACGCAATTGCCCGCAAGGCGCCATCACTGGTGAAAAGAAACAGGTCCATCACATTGACCCAAGCAAGTGCATCCGTTGTGGCATCTGCCGCGAAGTCTGCAGATTCGATGCGATCAAGGTAGAATAG
- a CDS encoding NAD(P)H-dependent oxidoreductase subunit E: MFDVNKVDAIIEKHGAEQRALTAMLQDIQGEYNYLPREALEHLAQKMKLPLIQVYQVARFYRAFSLEPRGKHSITVCLGTACHVRGGVAVADQVGRLLGIKPGETTKDRRFSFDTVNCLGCCALGPVMVVDGQYYGKMAASKVERVLAKYSGEEVATNA, encoded by the coding sequence ATGTTCGATGTGAACAAAGTGGATGCCATCATCGAGAAGCATGGAGCGGAACAGCGTGCTCTGACTGCTATGCTGCAGGACATCCAGGGCGAGTACAACTATTTGCCTCGTGAAGCTTTGGAGCATCTAGCGCAGAAGATGAAGTTACCTCTGATACAGGTGTATCAAGTCGCCAGGTTCTACAGAGCTTTCAGCCTGGAGCCGCGCGGCAAGCATTCCATCACGGTCTGCTTGGGTACTGCCTGCCACGTACGTGGCGGCGTTGCTGTCGCAGACCAGGTGGGGCGCTTGCTCGGCATAAAGCCGGGGGAAACGACCAAGGACAGGCGCTTCTCCTTTGACACCGTCAATTGCCTGGGCTGCTGCGCCCTGGGCCCCGTGATGGTTGTGGATGGCCAGTACTATGGCAAGATGGCTGCCAGCAAGGTGGAGCGCGTGCTCGCTAAATACTCGGGAGAGGAGGTTGCTACCAATGCCTAG
- a CDS encoding reductive dehalogenase, whose amino-acid sequence MLHEINQLLAEWRQGRLSRRSFIRYATLLGLSLGAAEALAACAPSPTPTAAPTPVPTPTATFIPSQIAGEDAEVPTPEWVPTPLPPMTPTPTITWPKPTPTPVMWEPAMWACPSCTERFSTQEELVKHILAKHARKIPGARRVDQPTYARFLTDQVARFDQRNTVFSRVMWDKDYQEQISKVTLRPRRETVEEMIKGRALVAGAIYADDVAGSLAPNYRGYSGHVHGYGGLYGWDDPVSAERLPVTDKAEMSEHIKTVARFYGADLVGICAINPLWVYSHYYDRETGEYGELEIPYKYAIVMGLEMDFACINQSPGFEASAATALIYSKMAEVTAKLAKYIRALGYEAVPSGNDTMQNIPLAIDAGLGEIGRLGLLLTPEFGPRQRLCKVLTNLPLATDKPIDFGMQRFCEMCLFCAHACPAKAIPFGERSLERTSISNRPGILRWTVNVGNCYLFWRANGGTDCSNCVAACPWGQQNRPWL is encoded by the coding sequence ATGCTTCATGAGATCAACCAATTGTTGGCTGAATGGCGGCAGGGCCGGCTCAGCCGACGTAGCTTTATCCGCTACGCTACGCTTTTGGGCTTGTCTTTGGGAGCAGCCGAAGCACTGGCTGCTTGCGCACCTTCTCCAACGCCTACAGCGGCCCCTACTCCTGTCCCTACACCTACAGCCACATTCATACCTAGTCAGATCGCCGGTGAAGACGCCGAGGTGCCAACCCCCGAATGGGTGCCAACACCCCTACCGCCCATGACGCCTACGCCGACCATTACCTGGCCCAAGCCAACTCCCACGCCGGTGATGTGGGAACCAGCCATGTGGGCTTGCCCTTCTTGTACAGAGCGCTTCTCCACGCAGGAGGAGCTCGTCAAGCACATCCTGGCGAAGCATGCACGCAAGATTCCCGGAGCCCGGCGCGTGGACCAACCCACCTATGCCCGTTTCCTGACTGACCAGGTGGCGCGCTTTGACCAGCGCAATACCGTCTTCTCGCGTGTGATGTGGGATAAGGATTACCAGGAACAGATTAGCAAAGTAACGTTGCGGCCAAGGCGCGAGACAGTGGAGGAAATGATCAAGGGCAGAGCGCTAGTCGCTGGTGCCATTTATGCGGACGACGTCGCCGGCAGCCTGGCGCCCAATTACCGCGGCTACAGTGGCCATGTGCACGGATATGGCGGGCTGTATGGGTGGGACGACCCAGTGAGTGCGGAACGCCTACCCGTGACCGACAAAGCAGAGATGTCGGAGCATATCAAGACCGTGGCACGCTTTTACGGCGCCGACCTGGTGGGGATTTGCGCAATCAACCCGCTATGGGTATACTCGCATTACTATGACCGCGAAACCGGCGAATATGGAGAACTGGAAATCCCGTACAAATATGCCATTGTGATGGGGCTGGAGATGGACTTTGCCTGCATCAATCAGTCCCCTGGCTTTGAAGCCAGTGCGGCAACGGCGCTGATTTATTCGAAGATGGCGGAAGTAACGGCCAAGCTAGCCAAGTACATCCGTGCTTTGGGTTACGAAGCGGTGCCCTCTGGAAATGACACGATGCAGAATATTCCACTAGCCATTGATGCCGGCTTGGGCGAAATCGGCCGGCTAGGCTTGCTACTCACGCCCGAATTCGGACCACGGCAACGCCTCTGCAAGGTGCTGACAAACTTGCCGCTGGCAACAGACAAACCCATTGACTTTGGCATGCAGCGCTTTTGCGAGATGTGTCTTTTCTGTGCCCATGCCTGCCCCGCGAAGGCCATCCCCTTTGGCGAGCGTTCGCTGGAGCGGACTTCCATCTCCAACCGGCCAGGCATTTTGCGCTGGACGGTGAACGTGGGCAACTGCTACCTGTTCTGGCGTGCCAATGGCGGCACAGATTGCTCGAACTGCGTCGCAGCATGCCCATGGGGCCAGCAGAATCGTCCCTGGCTCTAG
- a CDS encoding ThiF family adenylyltransferase has protein sequence MQEQRTWNYNEFFYRNYGIFTEEEQRRIRDARVVVAGCGGIGGVLAVALARMGISHLVLMDPESYEPSNMNRQIACFCENIGKNKARCIEEQIRCINPEADVTVYERALVYDEIEEIAKLGDVIAPAMDEWPLSLMALEIIRKSKPAVMAYPVGALGRVSVFTADSPTVAECLVMPYGFGYHELQEYTTRPDARWLLLYYVTEGQWREDWFAQWVEGKLPHAQICPIVWITGTLAALEIIKLVSGKWKPVISPYYWYITPSRARIRKFGLRRKLASRLSRHKALREQMIRLARSKAFVRFFTRLID, from the coding sequence ATGCAAGAACAAAGGACGTGGAATTATAATGAATTCTTCTACCGCAATTATGGCATCTTCACGGAAGAGGAACAGCGCCGCATCAGGGATGCCAGAGTAGTAGTTGCTGGCTGTGGCGGTATCGGCGGGGTACTTGCGGTCGCTCTGGCACGCATGGGTATCAGCCACTTGGTGCTTATGGACCCTGAAAGCTACGAACCTTCGAACATGAACCGGCAGATTGCCTGTTTTTGCGAGAACATTGGCAAGAACAAGGCGCGTTGTATCGAAGAGCAGATACGTTGCATTAATCCAGAGGCTGATGTTACGGTCTATGAGCGCGCCTTGGTATACGATGAAATCGAAGAGATTGCCAAACTGGGCGATGTCATCGCCCCGGCGATGGATGAATGGCCACTAAGCTTGATGGCGCTGGAAATCATTCGCAAATCCAAGCCCGCCGTGATGGCTTATCCCGTGGGCGCATTGGGACGCGTCTCCGTCTTCACTGCGGACAGCCCCACCGTGGCCGAATGCTTGGTGATGCCCTATGGATTTGGCTATCATGAATTGCAGGAGTATACTACGCGCCCGGACGCGCGGTGGCTTCTCTTGTATTATGTTACAGAAGGTCAGTGGAGGGAGGACTGGTTCGCGCAATGGGTGGAGGGCAAGCTCCCGCATGCCCAGATTTGTCCCATTGTCTGGATTACCGGGACATTGGCGGCGCTGGAAATCATCAAACTGGTTAGTGGTAAATGGAAACCTGTTATTTCTCCCTATTATTGGTATATTACGCCGTCGCGAGCGCGTATCCGAAAGTTCGGGCTGAGGCGCAAATTGGCTTCGCGGCTATCGCGGCACAAGGCGCTGAGGGAACAGATGATCCGCTTGGCGCGCTCGAAAGCATTTGTACGCTTTTTCACACGTCTGATTGACTAG
- a CDS encoding 4Fe-4S dicluster domain-containing protein, which translates to MVELTIDGQKVQVEEGTTILEAARKVGIEIPTLCSHPDLKPYGACRVCVVEVNRKGRSVVSTSCDYPVEEGMEVKTNSPEAVRTRKMMIDLLLSRAPNVRPLQLLAKQYGIEKASFPTDHPEEDCILCGLCVRACDEVAQKNVIGLVDRSQKRQVSTPFGQPSPECATCGKCIPYCPTGAIAHVPGIVVKGVGGLWVRLRQVVQLGLLALFLYLVWNTTRKGVESLPINLFSRFDPLMALVSMLGSKRLIANMIPGLVTIVVTLLLGRVWCGWICPLGTVLNLYGPNKNPRIPDKLRQVKYFLLFAFIAAALLGSLALMWLDPITIFVRPLAGAVFPAILQKQAPVAVPKGLAAARVAEIPLRPVVHPLLAVPLVIVLALNLFAKRFWCRYLCPLGAWVAFLSKFSWIKRYIDKKICLEWGRCIPVCPMDTIAYEDLSSDPGECLMCLDCLGVCPSGATKFGPQPKPGFGYSYDPSRRQVLASLVVGLGGAALLKTDMLKSKNPYQLRPPGAKEEEFLTKCIRCGQCVKVCPNNALHLALFEAGLESIWSPLLIPRIGNCDYDCNACGQVCPTQAIPKLPLEEKRKAKIGTAVVDFDKCIRCLLCVTRCPVEGALVQGAVEGRKGKYPIVNPDLCIGCGTCEFVCPVEGESAIRVQAVGTVPRT; encoded by the coding sequence ATGGTAGAACTCACTATTGATGGACAAAAAGTACAGGTTGAAGAAGGAACAACCATACTAGAAGCGGCGCGCAAGGTGGGCATCGAAATCCCCACCCTTTGCAGCCATCCCGACCTCAAGCCGTATGGCGCTTGCCGCGTTTGTGTCGTTGAGGTCAACCGCAAAGGACGCTCTGTGGTCAGCACTTCCTGTGATTACCCGGTGGAAGAGGGGATGGAGGTCAAGACCAATTCCCCCGAAGCTGTCCGTACGCGCAAGATGATGATTGACCTCTTGCTCTCGCGCGCTCCCAACGTGCGGCCATTACAGCTTCTGGCGAAGCAGTATGGCATCGAGAAGGCCAGCTTTCCCACGGATCATCCGGAGGAAGATTGCATCCTCTGTGGGCTCTGTGTGCGTGCGTGCGACGAAGTTGCGCAGAAGAACGTGATTGGCCTTGTGGATCGCAGCCAAAAGCGCCAAGTGAGCACGCCTTTTGGTCAGCCCTCTCCAGAATGTGCCACCTGTGGCAAGTGTATCCCCTATTGTCCGACCGGCGCCATTGCCCATGTGCCCGGCATCGTGGTCAAGGGCGTGGGCGGGCTGTGGGTACGGCTGCGCCAAGTGGTGCAGTTGGGACTGTTGGCGCTGTTCCTGTACCTCGTGTGGAACACCACCAGAAAGGGAGTAGAGTCGCTGCCAATCAACCTCTTCAGCCGCTTCGATCCACTGATGGCGCTTGTCTCCATGCTGGGCTCCAAGCGCTTGATTGCCAATATGATCCCCGGCCTGGTCACCATCGTTGTCACGCTTTTGCTCGGCAGGGTCTGGTGCGGTTGGATCTGCCCTCTGGGGACGGTGCTGAACCTGTATGGTCCCAACAAAAACCCGCGCATCCCTGACAAACTGCGCCAGGTCAAATATTTCCTGCTCTTTGCCTTCATCGCCGCGGCATTGCTGGGCAGCCTGGCTCTGATGTGGTTAGATCCCATCACAATTTTTGTCCGTCCATTGGCTGGAGCGGTCTTTCCGGCCATTCTGCAGAAGCAAGCACCCGTGGCTGTTCCCAAGGGACTGGCTGCTGCGCGCGTAGCGGAGATTCCTTTGCGCCCTGTGGTGCATCCATTGCTGGCAGTGCCTTTGGTGATCGTGCTTGCCCTGAACTTGTTCGCCAAGCGTTTCTGGTGTCGCTACCTTTGCCCTCTGGGCGCGTGGGTAGCCTTCCTGTCCAAATTCTCCTGGATCAAGCGCTACATAGACAAGAAGATCTGTCTGGAATGGGGACGCTGCATCCCAGTCTGCCCTATGGATACCATTGCCTATGAGGATCTGAGCAGCGATCCTGGAGAATGCCTGATGTGCCTAGACTGCCTTGGCGTCTGTCCGTCTGGCGCTACCAAGTTTGGCCCGCAGCCGAAGCCTGGTTTCGGCTACAGTTATGATCCCTCACGCCGGCAGGTGCTGGCCTCGCTGGTGGTTGGTTTAGGTGGAGCAGCACTGCTCAAGACCGATATGCTCAAGAGCAAGAACCCCTACCAACTCCGACCACCGGGAGCGAAGGAGGAAGAGTTCCTGACCAAGTGTATTCGCTGTGGCCAGTGTGTCAAGGTCTGTCCGAACAATGCTCTGCATCTAGCCTTGTTTGAGGCTGGGCTGGAATCCATCTGGTCGCCGTTGCTTATCCCGCGCATCGGCAACTGTGACTATGACTGCAATGCTTGCGGACAAGTCTGCCCGACCCAAGCCATTCCCAAACTGCCACTGGAAGAGAAACGCAAAGCCAAGATTGGCACAGCCGTGGTGGATTTCGACAAGTGCATCCGCTGTCTGCTCTGTGTTACGAGGTGTCCCGTGGAGGGGGCATTGGTACAGGGCGCAGTCGAAGGCCGCAAGGGCAAGTACCCCATCGTCAACCCAGACCTATGCATTGGCTGCGGCACTTGCGAGTTCGTCTGCCCGGTAGAAGGCGAATCAGCAATCCGCGTGCAGGCTGTAGGCACTGTCCCGCGTACCTAA